A single Triticum dicoccoides isolate Atlit2015 ecotype Zavitan chromosome 2A, WEW_v2.0, whole genome shotgun sequence DNA region contains:
- the LOC119357453 gene encoding ethylene-response factor C3-like — MRGEEAHHHFHRPGGDMYYCTGCTDPSCSSISSLHSFPSHELSSGEMVETRRKNPPASWNQFQTGCMGAGDPSSSSSSSFFSSWDSFPSDMSSGETIGTETSPRPKKRAASAASSYIGVRARPWGRFAAEIRDSTRGGARVWLGTFGTADDAAMAYDQAALSSRGAATALNFPLERVQESLHALGATGTGVAGSPVLALKRRHSKRRRRSKAEIANDAATRLGMKKKKRSIVELEDLGADYLDELLMITCNTAY; from the exons ATGAG AGGTGAGGAAGCACACCACCATTTCCACCGGCCGGGCGGCGACATGTACTACTGCACCGGCTGCACCGATCCTTCCTGCTCCTCAATCTCGTCACTGCACTCGTTTCCATCCCATGAATTGAGCAGCGGTGAGATGGTTGAAACAAGGCGGAAGAACCCTCCAGCTTCTTGGAATCAATTCCAGACCGGCTGCATGGGCGCCGGTGATCCCTCttccagctcctcctcctccttcttctcgtCCTGGGACTCGTTTCCATCCGACATGAGCAGCGGCGAGACGATCGGCACGGAAACGAGTCCTCGGCCCAAGAAGCGAGCAGCCTCGGCTGCGTCGTCGTACATCGGCGTGCGCGCGCGGCCGTGGGGACGGTTCGCGGCGGAGATCCGGGACTCGACGCGGGGCGGCGCGCGTGTGTGGCTAGGCACCTTCGGCACTGCCGATGATGCTGCCATGGCCTATGACCAGGCCGCGCTCTCCTCGCGGGGCGCGGCCACGGCGCTCAACTTCCCCCTGGAGCGCGTCCAGGAGTCGCTCCATGCCCTCGGCGCCACCGGCACAGGCGTGGCCGGCTCGCCTGTGCTGGCGCTCAAACGGCGCCACTCCAAGAGAAGAAGGCGCAGCAAGGCCGAGATAGCGAACGATGCGGCCACACGCCTGGGGATGAAAAAGAAGAAGCGGTCCATCGTGGAGCTGGAGGACCTCGGCGCCGACTACTTGGACGAGCTTCTCATGATTACGTGTAATACAGCTTACTAG